A single region of the Raphanus sativus cultivar WK10039 chromosome 1, ASM80110v3, whole genome shotgun sequence genome encodes:
- the LOC130509841 gene encoding phosphoribosylamine--glycine ligase, chloroplastic-like, whose protein sequence is MSLSTFNFHPSSSTINLFCNNNNYSPKPFPNSLGFSTSSTSSSFVAPLKFSTTNHSLSSSNRVQRRQLWLRCVSTESEPSSTSAVPGGSEERIVVLVIGGGGREHALCHSLKRSPSCNSVLCAPGNPGITSSGDAECVPDLDISDSSAVISFCRKLNVGLVVVGPEVPLVAGLANDLVNAGILTFGPSSQAAALEGSKNFMKNLCHKYNIPTAKYKTFSDASAAKEYIKEQGVPIVIKADGLAAGKGVTVAMELDEAYDAVDSMLVEGVFGSAGCQVIVEEFLEGEEASFFALVDGENAIPLESAQDHKRVGDGDTGPNTGGMGAYSPAPVLTKELKDVVMETIIHPTVKGMAEEGCKFVGVLFAGLMIEKKSGLPKLIEFNVRFGDPECQVLMMRLESDLAKVLLAACKGELSGVSLDWSKDSAMVVVMASKGYPGAYEKGTIIRNLEEAETVAPGVKVFHAGTDVDAEGNVVASGGRVLGVTAMGKDLEEARERAYLAVQEIKWPGGFFRSDIGWRALRQKQVATKE, encoded by the exons ttcttcctttgtTGCTCCTCTCAAATTCTCTACCACCAATCACTCCCTTAGCTCTTCGAATCGCGTCCAAAGGCGCCAACTTTGGCTCCGCTGCGTCTCCACGGAGTCCGAGCCGTCGTCTACTTCGGCTGTTCCCGGCGGCTCTG AAGAGAGGATTGTTGTTCTTGTAATCGGTGGAGGAGGGAGAGAACACGCCCTCTGTCACTCCCTGAAACGCTCTCCTTCCTGCAATTCTGTGCTATGCGCACCTGGAAACCCCGGCATCACCAGCTCCGGAGATGCTGAGTGCGTCCCTGACCTTGACATATCAGACAGTTCGGCTGTCATCTCGTTCTGTCGAAAACTGAATGTGGGTTTAGTGGTTGTTGGTCCTGAAGTGCCTCTTGTTGCTGGTCTCGCCAACGACCTGGTTAACGCCGGTATCCTCACGTTTGGACCTTCTTCTCAAGCTGCTGCTTTGGAAGGTTCCAAGAACTTCATGAAGAATCTTTGCCACAAATACAATATCCCTACTGCTAAG TATAAGACATTTTCTGATGCGTCTGCTGCTAAAGAATACATCAAAGAGCAAGGTGTACCGATCGTGATCAAAGCAGACGGCTTAGCAGCAGGAAAAGGAGTCACTGTCGCCATGGAGCTAGATGAGGCCTACGACGCTGTTGACTCGATGCTGGTGGAAGGCGTGTTTGGTTCCGCAGGATGTCAGGTGATCGTGGAGGAGTTTCTCGAGGGAGAAGAAGCTTCATTTTTCGCGCTTGTGGATGGAGAGAACGCCATTCCTCTGGAATCTGCTCAGGACCACAAGAGGGTTGGTGATGGAGATACGGGTCCTAACACTGGAGGAATGGGAGCTTATTCTCCTGCACCGGTTCTGACTAAGGAGCTAAAGGATGTGGTGATGGAGACTATAATTCATCCTACCGTTAAAGGAATGGCTGAAGAAGGTTGTAAGTTTGTTGGTGTTCTGTTTGCTGGTCTGATGATCGAGAAGAAGTCCGGTTTACCTAAACTGATTGAGTTCAATGTCCGGTTTGGAGATCCAGAATGTCAG GTACTGATGATGCGTCTAGAGTCTGACCTCGCAAAGGTTTTGCTAGCTGCTTGTAAAGGCGAGCTAAGCGGCGTGTCGCTTGACTGGTCAAAAGATTCAGCGATGGTGGTTGTAATGGCAAGCAAAGGTTACCCCGGTGCTTACGAGAAAGGAACGATCATCAGAAACCTTGAAGAAGCTGAAACCGTTGCTCCAGGAGTGAAGGTTTTCCACGCAGGAACGGATGTTGATGCAGAAGGGAATGTTGTTGCGAGTGGAGGACGTGTTCTTGGGGTCACGGCGATGGGTAAAGACTTGGAAGAGGCGCGTGAAAGAGCCTACTTGGCGGTACAAGAGATCAAATGGCCTGGTGGTTTCTTTAGGAGTGATATTGGTTGGAGAGCGCTTCGTCAGAAACAAGTAGCTACAAAAGAGTGA